The genomic region NNNNNNNNNNNNNNNNNNNNNNNNNNNNNNNNNNNNNNNNNNNNNNNNNNNNNNNNNNNNNNNNNNNNNNNNNNNNNNNNNNNNNNNNNNNNNNNNtatatatatatatatatagatatagatatatagatagatatatctatatctatatatatagatatatctatatctatctatatatatatatatatctatatatctatagatatatatagatatatattctttgtgtgtggaatatatgctgacaataaccgataaatgatcacgcccagagccgccagtgtcaacaacattttgtagagagggggataagtgctgtcccccgtcagttaagtcagtgagggttcagggcttgagtctttaggggccggattggaattgggcctatGTGTTGgatgtgttagctcgtgctaaccggGCAGAGCTCACGCAGACGCTCCTTCAGCGCCACCTCCAATGGCGGCGGCAATCAGCTGTTGATCAGCACTGAGATCCTCCAGGGACGTATGACGCCCAGGACGTGCTGCtggaagttcattcatcaaCTCAGCGATTTCACtcgaggtcacactgacctttgacctttgaccttcgaccactgAAAACTGATCAGTTCATGGTTGAGTCCACGtgtacgtttgtgccaaatttaaagaaatcccCTCAGAAGTCACCAGAACAGTTTTATTATTATCTGAAACAATAACAGAGCCACAgctgagacaaacacaaacacatgaaaataaaaacaaacaaacaaacaaatatcagCAACAGTTGTGATCACAACCAGGACTAATGATGTCACTAATGATGTCACAGGAGCTGAACGACTGTAAAACACAGATGGAgctttggtttgttttgctCTGGTTGTATCACGggacattgtttgtttgtttgtttgtgttgatgttCTCAAAATAGTAAACATTTAATGAGAAacttaaataacaaaaaaacatttagcagAGCTCGTATGTGACACGCAGCAGCGTCACCGTGCACCTGGACACCTTCATACCTGGAGGTCTTTACTTTGACTGCAGTAATCTGATTACTCTAATACTGTGAAAGACTTCATCACTGTTAATATTAATGAAACcaacagctgtgtttgattAAATGAAGTGTGACTGTAGTGGAGGGTTAACTGGTTTAACTGGAGCTGAACtggttcatcatcatcatcatcatcatcatcatcagttaaTAAACTCTGGAGTTTTTTCTGTGATGAGTTTCCTCGAGAGTAACTCCAGGTGTGACGTCACGTGGTTTCCCGCCGCAGGTGAGACCCTCTCAGGTGTGTCCGATCCGCGCAGCTCTCTCTGCGCACCCACCGCTGCGGATCTCGCGGTCGGCTGTGACGCAACAGGTTTTCACAAGCTGCTTCGTCACTTCGGGATTTATCGGGATGACTCCGCGGAGAGTCACGGAGCCGTCGGTGCCCGTCAATGGAAAACCCCGCGGGAGCGCGTGCGGATAAAAAGTCGCTGCAAATGGAAGCTGAGACGAGATTTACCGAGTTCACCGGCGGACAGACACCGAGACACCGACAGCCGCCCTGACAGACATGAACCCCGCCACAGGTGAGCACCCCTGGTTCTACTGAGGTCAGTGTGGAGGTGATGACGTTTGATCAGCAGGAACAGAACCGGAAACAGCTGACATGTGTCTGAGTGTGACAGTGACGCGATGATAGAGAGTTTAGTGTGAAGTTAAAGTGAGGAGAGCTGCACACCTCCTACGTCACCTGAGAGCCTGCGGTGTGGAGGGTGAACTGTGCCAGGCTGCGGTATGGAGGGCTGTTAGTGCCAGAGAACACGCTCAGGTGGAGCACCGTGATatcagctgttttgttttcatacaaCATTAAAATCTCAATCGTCACGTCTTTGCTCAGTTTAGTTGTTTGACATCAGTTCGTGGTCGCTGCGTATCGAATGGAAAAGTCATGTAAATAACGACGTTAataaaaattaatgaataatttaCTGCTtagttattaattattaattagaacctgcagtttgtttgttttctgtttgataAAAGAAATATTGTTTCCCGTCAGTATTTACCCTCCATTAAATTAACAGttaaataacattaataaaataaataatgatgatgatgatgatgatgatgatgatgctccTCCCTCCAGTCGCCGCCCTGCTGCACTGCTTCCTGTTGGCAGATTTAATCCAGTCAGCTCCCGTCAGTTCGCCACTCACAGAGGCGGCCGAGCGAGCAAAGACGCTGGTGGAGAAAATCCTGAGAGACATCCCCACCGTGCACGCCGCCACCGTCACCACGCAGGTAACCGAGCCGTCTGATTGGCTCCTGctggttcttcttcttcttcttcatgtgtGAATATTTACgctcctcctgctctcctcaGGGTCTGACCCTCGACTCCGCCGCACAGACGACCAACCTGCAGGTGATGGTGACGTCACTGGGCATCCCCGCCGCCCCCGTCCTCAAGCCGCCATCTGAACGCTTCACACTGGTCAgtctgcagtctgattggttcTTAATGACgtcagtgatgatgtcacctcAGAGAATAACAACATGAATGTTTCTGTGTTCGTTGCGAGTTTTTAACGCGCTGTGTCGCCTCCTGCAGGACAACTGTGTGAGTCGCATGGCGGCGGGCAGCCGGCTGTACCAGGGGCTGCTGGGAGTTTTATCAGACCGGCTGAGCGGACTGAGTGACCTGCGGGCTGACCTCAGAGACCTGCTGACACGCATCAACAAGGTAGCGCACACACACCTGACGTGACATCATGGCTGTCTGCGGCGGAGTGTGTGAGGTCACAGctgactgtgtgtttctgtgtgtgtgtgtttcagatgaAGGAGGCGGCTCAGCTCAGCGGCGGCAGTGCGGCGGATCAGAGTCTGGACCTGGCCTCCCGTCTCCACGGTAACTACGAGGTGCAGGTGGCGACTCACCTGACGCTCACGCAGCTCCGCTCCTTCTGTCACGACCTGATCCGCAGCCTGAGAGCTGTCTCCACCTACAAGCTCCGCCCATGAGGTAcacgctaagccccgcccagcAGAGGGGACGCCACGCTGCAGGAAACATCAGGACGCCATCAGCGTGGCTACAACAGAACCAGCTGAGCGTCTGAAGGCGGAGCTCTCTGGGTCAGATCACCTgcagcaaacaggaagtggtccaaaacaaaaacaaaagagtttGATTGTGGAACAAGTTTTAAAGGACGCAGAACGACTTCCTGTTCGGACTGAGGTCACGTCACATGATCAGGAAGAGATTCACCTCCTCGTGTAGCTGATGGCAGACGTTTACTGTGAAGGAGGAGCGCTGGGATCAGTGGcgcctgtgtctgtctgtctgtgtgtgtgtgtgtgtgtgtgtgtgtgtgtgtgtgtgtgtgtgtgtctgtctgtctgtctgtctgtctgtctgtgtgtctgtctgtctgtgtgtgtgtgtgttcagcaggAATGTTGGGAATCTTCCAGGAATGAAgaaactgatgatgatgatgatgatgtgcagGTCTGAGCGTGTCCTCTGCTGCTCTCGTCTTTCACTTTCTGATTCTGCagcgttcacacacacacacacacacacacacacacgctctgtCAGCTGTCTGAGCGTCTCGTCACGGCTGATCAGGAAATCTTTCTGATCATCGATCAATGAGATGAGAAGTTTTCCAGTTTTCTGATCAATCGATCGAGTCACATCAGAgccatcacttcctgtttcacaataaaagcttcttcTACTGGTGAATCATGtggaggcttttattgtgaaacaggaagtggtctGAGcagactgctgctgtgtgttgtgaataaatatagagtatttattttatttgtttgtatttatgaaTATTTGTTTGACTGATGAAAACACGTCCGCTGCTGCAGATTCTTTATcagagtttatttatttatttatgctgaaatatttatttgactttgatcagtttgtttgttttatgatgtcagatgtgtgtgtgtgtgtgtgtgtgtgtgtgtgatgaactgatttatttatttgaactgATTTAGtttaaattataaatattaatatctgTCATTTTCTAACAGAAGTTTTGTCGTCTTTTTAATTCGTGTTAAACACTGttttatatgaaaataaaaagtttcacttttctttgtttcatattttgttttcatgtgtttgaGCACGTCGTCTGGTCCACAGCACAAACATGACATCCCATAATAACAGAACAAAGACACAACTAATGTTACTGTAACAAAGGACGAGCTGCTCACaggatgtgatgtcacagcttCACATGCTGAGTGATGCTGCGGGGTTATTACTTCAACTGTGAAGAgcaataacattaataattattacattaatattatcaataattaatttaataaataaaatgttgatcaaatgtattaaaaaatataattaataataaacataaaaaaaactatacattaaaaaaggtcttaaaaattatttaaaattttcaggtgggggggggggggtaaaaatgtctgaaaaaaaaatatgattaagatgttggatttttttttttttttttacaaaatgttctaaaaacaaacagagaaaatattaataaaatgtctaaaaatactattaaaatgtcagaaaaaatctgatgacatagtttctctagatggcattgctctggcctctagcactaccgtaagaaacctcggagtaacatttgatcaagatttgtcttNNNNNNNNNNNNNNNNNNNNNNNNNNNNNNNNNNNNNNNNNNNNNNNNNNNNNNNNNNNNNNNNNNNNNNNNNNNNNNNNNNNNNNNNNNNNNNNNNNNNNNNNNNNNNNNNNNNNNNNNNNNNNNNNNNNNNNNNNNNNNNNNNNN from Epinephelus moara isolate mb chromosome 18, YSFRI_EMoa_1.0, whole genome shotgun sequence harbors:
- the LOC126405267 gene encoding granulocyte colony-stimulating factor-like, which encodes MNPATVAALLHCFLLADLIQSAPVSSPLTEAAERAKTLVEKILRDIPTVHAATVTTQGLTLDSAAQTTNLQVMVTSLGIPAAPVLKPPSERFTLDNCVSRMAAGSRLYQGLLGVLSDRLSGLSDLRADLRDLLTRINKMKEAAQLSGGSAADQSLDLASRLHGNYEVQVATHLTLTQLRSFCHDLIRSLRAVSTYKLRP